The proteins below are encoded in one region of Salipiger sp. H15:
- a CDS encoding glycosyltransferase family 2 protein, translated as MPRFSIIVPCYQAAATIADTLASLRAQTVTDWEALCVDDGSTDATYALLRTAAATDPRIRVLENPGKGPSEARNHGATQATAEILAFCDADDLWAPNKLAALESAFADPACDAAFGRVSFFERRAEDARSISSVPAGPLSVPLLLGENPVCTMSNIALRASVFARSGGLRREMVHNEDLEWLIRLVGMGARIDPVDQTLVHYRVSTSGLSADLEAMRAGRAMALESAARFGFRADAHAEAVHLRYLARRALRVGLGGTTALGLALRGLALAPARFLTPMHRGCGTLAGALIAPALPAPMRRALFSR; from the coding sequence CAGCCTGCGCGCCCAGACGGTGACGGACTGGGAGGCGCTCTGCGTCGACGACGGCTCGACCGATGCCACCTACGCGCTGCTGCGCACCGCCGCAGCAACCGACCCCCGCATCCGCGTGCTGGAGAACCCGGGCAAGGGCCCGTCGGAGGCCCGCAACCACGGCGCCACGCAAGCAACGGCGGAAATCCTGGCCTTCTGCGACGCCGACGACCTCTGGGCGCCGAACAAGCTGGCCGCGCTGGAGAGCGCCTTTGCCGACCCGGCTTGCGACGCCGCCTTCGGGCGGGTCTCCTTCTTCGAGCGCCGTGCCGAGGATGCGCGCTCGATCTCGAGCGTGCCCGCCGGCCCGCTGAGCGTCCCGCTGCTGCTGGGCGAGAACCCGGTCTGCACCATGTCCAACATCGCGCTGCGGGCATCGGTCTTTGCCCGCAGCGGCGGGCTGCGCCGCGAGATGGTGCACAACGAGGACCTCGAGTGGCTGATCCGCCTCGTCGGCATGGGCGCGCGTATCGATCCGGTCGATCAGACACTGGTGCATTACCGCGTTTCGACCTCCGGCCTCTCGGCCGACCTCGAGGCGATGCGCGCGGGCCGAGCCATGGCGCTGGAAAGCGCGGCGCGCTTCGGTTTTCGTGCCGATGCACATGCCGAGGCGGTGCACCTGCGCTACCTCGCGCGCCGCGCCCTGCGGGTCGGCCTCGGAGGCACGACCGCGCTGGGTCTCGCGCTGCGGGGGCTCGCGCTCGCCCCGGCCCGTTTCCTGACCCCGATGCATCGCGGCTGCGGCACGCTCGCCGGTGCGCTGATCGCGCCGGCGCTGCCCGCCCCGATGCGCCGCGCCCTGTTCTCCCGCTGA